Within bacterium, the genomic segment ACGGCGGCGGTCAGGCCGTCGCGCCGGCCCCGGCCGCCACGGGGGAGACCGAGCCGGCCACGGCAGCGCGGTCCACTGACCCGTGCGAACGCTGCCATGCGGAGGGCGGCATGGCGGGGGCAAAGGCAGTCGGTCAGGGCGGGCACCCGGTGGGCATCACCCCCGGCCAGGACTACGGGCCCGATCTGCCGCTCTTCGATCCTGCCGGCCGCCGCCGGCCGCGCGGAAGGATCGCCTGCGCGACCTGCCACGAGCCGCACCGCTGGGAACCGCCGGGCGGCTCCGGGGGCGGCTCGAAGGCGGCGACGAGCTTCCTGCGCCTCGGTGCGGACGGCTACGCGCCGCTGTGCTTCCCGTGCCACGCCGACAAGTCGATGGTCGTCGGGACGGACCACGACCTGCGCGTGACGGCCCCCCGCGCGGTCAACCTCGCCGGCGAGAACGCCGAGGCCAGCGGGGTCTGCGGCGCCTGCCACGCCGTGCACGACGCGCCCTCGGCGTTCGCGCTCTGGGACCGCCGCTACGGCAGCGGCTGGGACGAGCGCAGCCGGATCTGCACCGGGTGCCACCAGCCGAACAACGAGCAGGGCGCGCACGTGCCGCCGCGGACCGACGTGCACCTGGTGAACTACCCGGGCCGCGGCATGGTGAACCGACTGTTCACGCCGACCAGGTCGGTGACCGGCGGGAAGAAGGACATCCTGCTGTTCGCCGAGGACGGCACCCCGGCGGAGAACGGCTATCTCTCCTGCGCCTCCTGCCATGACGTGCACCGCTGGGAGAGCGACGTCAGCAGTTCGGGCGCGGGCGTCCCGGTCGAGGGCGACCTGGCGAACAGCTTCCTCCGCGTGCCGCCCTCGGGACTCCAGGACACCCTGTGCGCGGACTGCCACGGGGCCTCGCTGCTCGAACACTACCGCAACTACCACTATCCGGAAGGCAAGTAAGCCCGGGTCGGCAGCGAGGCCCTGACGCGCCCCAGCTGCGTTGCTCCTCGCCTCGCTTGTGCGGCGTACACCAGTACGCCTCCGCGCG encodes:
- a CDS encoding cytochrome c3 family protein — encoded protein: GGGQAVAPAPAATGETEPATAARSTDPCERCHAEGGMAGAKAVGQGGHPVGITPGQDYGPDLPLFDPAGRRRPRGRIACATCHEPHRWEPPGGSGGGSKAATSFLRLGADGYAPLCFPCHADKSMVVGTDHDLRVTAPRAVNLAGENAEASGVCGACHAVHDAPSAFALWDRRYGSGWDERSRICTGCHQPNNEQGAHVPPRTDVHLVNYPGRGMVNRLFTPTRSVTGGKKDILLFAEDGTPAENGYLSCASCHDVHRWESDVSSSGAGVPVEGDLANSFLRVPPSGLQDTLCADCHGASLLEHYRNYHYPEGK